From a single Alloactinosynnema sp. L-07 genomic region:
- a CDS encoding BTAD domain-containing putative transcriptional regulator yields the protein MDELRIWLLGGFRVAVGGQEVPEAAWRLRKARAIVKLLALTPGRRMHREQLADALWPSLPVAAAANQLRKALHEVRQVLGVDSVASIGDQLSLRADFVDVSAFETAILAARRSGEPGAYQAAVDLYDGDLLPEDCYEEWAEPHTDRLRREAHELLVEWAALLAARADVDAAIAALRRVLADEPSHEEAGAAVMRLHALAGRRSVAMAAHDALRAALDRDLGVAPSPATEQLYEQIRAGRMTPPELTADLWHQVGDLRSEAGDLRGARLAYESALASAAAPDRARLHRKAAGALLMCHDPGAANRHLRAASAQPADAAERARLLDVRANWLCELGRFDNALATAEDALAAAIEHGTAHDVATVNETLAIVHHFRGDWREGMHRELQRLELDDDQALARIFDLHHCIGQYHLYGDDLSAGVEDYARRTLTVATQRGALRAQAFAWCLLGESLLLHGNWDEAEGCLDRSAEIHGELGSNSGALPWQRLAELAAVRGDSESAAAALRHGMAIAVVSPLARHHWGRLYATAALDAVERGQPEEALRAIRSAGGAAARHGACPSCAALLNPIAAETCAALGDVAAADLHAAAAEEVARMFDSSAWRAMAETARAAVDAAKGESAAAKEHFAAGVALYERARMPFWAARTTMQAAQVGQVAPGQLDAAIEVFDRVGAVRRLRNAQGMAGF from the coding sequence GTGGACGAGCTACGCATCTGGCTTCTCGGCGGGTTCCGAGTGGCTGTGGGTGGCCAGGAGGTGCCCGAGGCGGCCTGGCGGCTACGCAAAGCGCGCGCGATCGTCAAGTTGCTCGCGCTGACACCCGGTCGTCGAATGCATCGCGAGCAGCTCGCCGACGCACTGTGGCCAAGCCTGCCGGTCGCCGCGGCCGCCAACCAGTTGCGCAAAGCCCTGCACGAGGTCCGACAGGTGCTGGGGGTCGACAGCGTCGCCTCTATCGGGGACCAGCTGAGCCTGCGCGCGGACTTCGTGGACGTCTCCGCGTTCGAGACGGCGATTCTCGCCGCTCGCCGCTCCGGTGAGCCGGGGGCCTACCAAGCCGCGGTGGACCTCTACGACGGAGACCTGCTCCCCGAGGACTGCTACGAGGAGTGGGCCGAACCCCACACCGACCGCTTGCGCCGCGAAGCCCACGAGCTACTTGTCGAGTGGGCCGCCCTGTTGGCGGCGCGGGCCGACGTCGACGCGGCGATCGCTGCCCTGCGTCGGGTTCTGGCCGACGAACCCAGCCATGAGGAAGCCGGGGCGGCGGTGATGCGGCTGCACGCACTCGCCGGGCGCAGGTCCGTGGCGATGGCCGCGCACGACGCGTTGCGGGCGGCGCTGGACCGCGACCTCGGGGTGGCCCCGAGCCCCGCGACCGAACAGCTCTATGAGCAGATTCGGGCGGGCCGCATGACTCCGCCGGAGTTGACCGCCGACCTGTGGCACCAGGTCGGCGACCTCCGGTCGGAAGCGGGCGACCTGCGCGGCGCTCGGCTCGCCTATGAGTCGGCGCTGGCGTCGGCCGCCGCGCCGGACCGGGCCCGGCTGCACCGCAAGGCGGCGGGCGCGCTGCTGATGTGCCATGACCCCGGCGCGGCCAACCGTCACCTGCGCGCCGCGAGCGCCCAGCCTGCCGACGCGGCCGAGCGGGCGCGGCTGCTCGATGTCCGGGCGAACTGGCTGTGCGAACTCGGGCGGTTCGACAACGCGTTGGCGACCGCCGAGGACGCGCTGGCGGCCGCGATCGAACACGGCACCGCGCACGATGTGGCCACCGTGAATGAGACGCTGGCCATCGTCCACCACTTCCGCGGTGACTGGCGCGAGGGCATGCACCGCGAGTTGCAGCGTCTCGAACTCGACGACGATCAAGCGCTGGCCCGGATCTTCGACCTGCACCACTGCATCGGCCAGTACCACCTCTACGGGGACGACCTGTCCGCTGGAGTCGAGGACTACGCCCGGCGCACCCTCACCGTCGCCACCCAGCGGGGGGCGTTGCGGGCGCAGGCTTTCGCCTGGTGCCTGCTCGGTGAGTCCCTGCTGCTGCACGGCAACTGGGACGAAGCCGAAGGGTGCCTCGACCGAAGCGCCGAGATCCATGGCGAACTCGGCTCGAACTCCGGCGCCCTGCCCTGGCAGCGGCTCGCCGAGCTCGCGGCGGTCCGGGGCGACAGCGAGTCGGCGGCGGCGGCGTTGCGGCACGGCATGGCGATCGCCGTGGTGTCCCCGCTCGCGCGGCACCACTGGGGGCGGCTGTACGCGACCGCGGCGCTGGACGCGGTCGAGCGCGGACAACCCGAAGAAGCGCTTCGGGCCATTCGCTCGGCGGGCGGCGCGGCGGCGCGCCACGGTGCGTGCCCCAGCTGCGCGGCACTGCTCAACCCGATCGCGGCCGAGACCTGTGCCGCGCTCGGCGATGTCGCGGCGGCAGATTTGCACGCGGCCGCGGCCGAAGAGGTCGCCCGCATGTTCGACAGTTCCGCCTGGCGGGCCATGGCCGAGACCGCTCGGGCCGCGGTCGACGCCGCCAAGGGCGAGTCGGCCGCGGCCAAGGAGCATTTCGCGGCGGGCGTCGCACTGTACGAGCGGGCCCGGATGCCGTTCTGGGCCGCCCGGACCACCATGCAGGCAGCTCAGGTCGGGCAGGTCGCGCCGGGACAGTTGGACGCCGCGATCGAGGTCTTCGACCGTGTCGGCGCGGTCCGGCGGCTGAGGAACGCTCAGGGAATGGCTGGTTTCTAG
- a CDS encoding LuxR family transcriptional regulator: MSESPLVGSGVADGRAALSRGAWTVARACFERSLAEATTPEAPEGLSWVAWWLEDVAACLDARERAYRLHRESGDLRGAARMALWLGDDHIEFLGAAAVAEGWFGRARSLLGESEPSPEHGWLAVFEAHAALNRHDPGTAILLAGEARAVGRRHAAVDLEMFSLATEGLAMVERGEVEPGLRCLDEATAAALAGEYENLAPAAWTCCRLISACEQVRDYDRGAQWCAKVAEFARRMDTRFVTGVCRAHYAAILVRRGEWGAAERELVGAQADLTANRPFWLAEALVRLGDLRRRQGRTAAAERLFEQAGGHPLARLGLAELRLDGGDAALARDLLERMLRGLPAEATMSRVGPLELLIRAEIALGDTVSAVLRLEELRAVAMPTLPLRAAVCFAEGLVSAARGDHDHARGCFEDAVDLFGRGGAAVEAGWTRLELARSLSALGREDAARREARAALDTLRAVGAVGGEETVLDGLGLTHRLLSARQVQVLRLVAEGLGDREIAARLVLSEHTVHRHIANIYTRLDCSTRAAAVARAGKLGLL, encoded by the coding sequence GTGTCCGAGTCACCGCTGGTCGGGTCGGGCGTGGCCGACGGGAGAGCCGCGCTGTCGCGGGGCGCGTGGACCGTGGCGCGGGCTTGTTTCGAGCGGTCCCTGGCCGAGGCGACGACGCCGGAAGCGCCGGAAGGGCTCAGCTGGGTCGCCTGGTGGCTGGAGGACGTCGCCGCGTGTCTGGACGCGCGGGAGCGGGCGTATCGGCTGCACCGCGAGTCCGGCGATCTGCGGGGCGCGGCGCGGATGGCGCTGTGGCTGGGCGACGACCACATCGAGTTCCTGGGCGCGGCCGCGGTGGCCGAGGGCTGGTTCGGGCGGGCTCGCAGCCTGCTGGGGGAGTCGGAGCCGTCGCCGGAGCACGGCTGGTTGGCCGTGTTCGAGGCGCACGCGGCGCTGAACCGACACGATCCGGGGACGGCGATTCTGCTCGCGGGCGAGGCGCGGGCGGTCGGGCGCCGACATGCCGCCGTGGACCTGGAGATGTTCAGTCTCGCCACTGAGGGCCTGGCGATGGTCGAGCGGGGCGAGGTGGAGCCGGGCCTGCGCTGCCTCGACGAGGCGACGGCCGCGGCGCTGGCGGGCGAGTACGAGAACTTGGCGCCCGCCGCGTGGACCTGTTGCCGGTTGATCTCGGCCTGCGAGCAGGTCCGCGACTACGACCGCGGCGCCCAGTGGTGTGCGAAGGTGGCGGAGTTCGCCAGGCGGATGGACACCCGGTTCGTCACCGGGGTGTGCCGTGCGCACTACGCGGCGATTCTTGTGCGGCGCGGCGAGTGGGGCGCGGCGGAGCGGGAACTGGTCGGGGCACAGGCGGATCTGACCGCGAACCGGCCGTTCTGGCTGGCCGAGGCGTTGGTTCGGCTGGGCGACCTGCGGCGCAGGCAGGGGCGCACGGCGGCGGCGGAACGGCTGTTCGAGCAGGCGGGCGGGCATCCGCTGGCCCGGCTCGGCCTCGCCGAGCTGAGGCTCGACGGTGGTGACGCCGCACTGGCCAGGGATCTGCTCGAACGGATGCTGCGCGGGTTGCCCGCCGAAGCCACGATGAGTCGGGTCGGGCCCCTGGAACTGCTCATCCGCGCCGAGATCGCGCTCGGCGACACCGTGTCGGCGGTGCTCCGGCTGGAGGAGCTGCGCGCTGTCGCGATGCCGACGCTGCCGCTGCGCGCCGCCGTGTGCTTCGCGGAGGGGCTTGTCTCGGCCGCAAGGGGCGACCACGACCACGCGCGCGGCTGCTTCGAGGACGCGGTCGACCTGTTCGGGCGCGGGGGCGCCGCCGTGGAGGCCGGTTGGACTCGGTTGGAGCTCGCCAGGTCCCTGTCCGCGCTCGGTCGCGAGGACGCCGCCCGGCGTGAAGCACGGGCCGCGCTGGACACGCTGCGGGCAGTGGGCGCGGTAGGCGGCGAGGAGACCGTGCTGGATGGACTCGGTCTGACCCACCGGCTGCTGAGCGCACGTCAGGTGCAGGTCCTTCGACTGGTGGCCGAGGGGCTCGGCGACCGGGAGATCGCAGCCAGGCTCGTCCTGAGCGAGCACACGGTGCACCGCCATATCGCCAACATCTACACCCGGCTCGACTGCTCCACCAGGGCGGCCGCCGTCGCGCGGGCAGGCAAACTCGGTCTGTTGTAG
- a CDS encoding putative quinol monooxygenase, which produces MNGQRYTSGAWHVSPGQADDFIARWTEFTTWAHSEAPGARMFLLLRAADAPDEFVSYGAWDSDESVAAWKAQPEFGRYFTRCRELCDEFSGVDYTLASSVNLMVTS; this is translated from the coding sequence ATGAACGGACAGCGTTACACCTCGGGCGCCTGGCACGTGTCGCCGGGCCAGGCGGACGACTTCATCGCTCGCTGGACCGAATTCACCACCTGGGCGCACTCCGAAGCACCGGGCGCACGGATGTTCCTGCTGCTGCGCGCGGCCGACGCACCGGATGAGTTCGTCTCGTACGGCGCGTGGGACAGCGACGAGAGCGTCGCGGCCTGGAAGGCACAGCCGGAGTTCGGCCGGTACTTCACGCGTTGCCGTGAACTGTGCGACGAGTTCAGCGGTGTCGACTACACCCTGGCGTCCAGCGTGAACCTGATGGTGACGTCATGA
- a CDS encoding HD domain-containing phosphohydrolase, translating to MATVPRGVGSSVMMVGAPSGMVVVAVRLVDLLAGLSRLADLGFGLRAGEAMRSCALATALARSMDLPDGEVRAALYTALLHHVGCTGYAHETASLFGDELAVNVAAGRGDDADPRDVFTTFLPMLTHGKPVLERARLVLTTLAKGSRFGVDFTTAACEVGRAAARRLGLPDEVQGGVYHVYEMWAGSGFPSGLRGDEIPVASRIARLTGVAVLFDTVGGVDLAVAAVAKRGGGMLDPGMVAHFTDRAAAMLGDVNRTDPRSVALAAEPRPVVSVADERLAEVAEVFADLADLKTPYLHGHSTGVAALAGRAGERLGLTADLRVAGLLHDVGRVAVSTSVWEKPGRLTGDDGEQVRLHAYHSERILAGSDRLAPLAPIVGRHHERLDGSGYHRGCTGADLAMPARVLAAADAYQAMTERRPHRPALPPERARVELIADARAGLLDAEAVRAVLAVAGDDPGRVRRALPAGLSDRELEVLRLVAEGCGNARIAERLVISRRTAEHHVQHIYTKIGVSSRAAAALFAMEHDLLADKDG from the coding sequence GTGGCGACCGTGCCGCGCGGCGTGGGTTCGTCGGTGATGATGGTGGGGGCGCCGTCTGGAATGGTGGTGGTCGCGGTGCGGCTGGTGGATCTGTTGGCGGGTTTGTCGCGACTCGCCGACCTCGGGTTCGGGCTCCGCGCTGGGGAAGCGATGCGGTCGTGTGCGCTGGCCACGGCGCTCGCGCGGTCGATGGATCTGCCCGACGGTGAGGTTCGCGCGGCCCTGTACACCGCGCTGCTGCACCATGTGGGGTGCACGGGCTACGCCCATGAGACCGCGAGCCTCTTCGGTGACGAGCTTGCCGTGAACGTGGCCGCGGGTCGGGGGGACGACGCTGATCCCCGTGACGTGTTCACCACATTTCTTCCCATGCTCACCCACGGCAAGCCCGTGCTGGAGCGGGCTCGGCTGGTGTTGACGACCTTGGCGAAGGGGAGTCGGTTCGGGGTGGACTTCACCACGGCCGCGTGCGAGGTCGGTCGGGCGGCGGCGCGGCGGCTAGGGCTGCCCGACGAGGTCCAGGGCGGGGTTTACCACGTCTACGAGATGTGGGCGGGCTCCGGGTTTCCGAGCGGCTTGCGCGGGGACGAGATCCCGGTCGCCTCCCGTATCGCGCGGCTGACCGGCGTCGCGGTCCTGTTCGACACGGTTGGTGGGGTGGACCTGGCTGTCGCCGCGGTCGCCAAGCGCGGTGGCGGCATGCTGGATCCGGGCATGGTCGCGCATTTCACCGACCGCGCCGCGGCCATGCTCGGTGATGTCAATCGAACCGATCCGCGGTCGGTGGCGCTCGCCGCGGAACCCCGACCGGTCGTTTCCGTGGCGGATGAGCGGCTCGCCGAGGTGGCCGAGGTCTTCGCCGACCTCGCGGACCTGAAGACGCCGTACCTGCACGGTCACTCGACCGGTGTCGCGGCGCTGGCGGGCCGGGCGGGTGAACGGCTCGGTCTGACCGCCGATCTGCGGGTGGCCGGGTTGCTGCACGACGTCGGCCGGGTCGCGGTCTCGACCTCGGTCTGGGAGAAGCCGGGCAGGTTGACCGGCGACGATGGTGAGCAGGTCCGGCTGCACGCCTATCACTCCGAGCGGATCCTGGCCGGATCGGATCGGCTGGCGCCGCTGGCGCCGATCGTGGGAAGGCACCACGAACGGCTCGACGGCAGTGGCTACCACCGCGGCTGCACGGGTGCCGACCTCGCCATGCCCGCGCGGGTGCTGGCCGCGGCGGACGCGTACCAGGCGATGACCGAGCGCAGGCCGCACCGCCCCGCGCTGCCGCCGGAGCGCGCGCGAGTGGAACTGATCGCCGATGCCCGTGCCGGACTGTTGGACGCCGAGGCCGTGCGCGCCGTGCTCGCCGTGGCGGGCGACGATCCGGGGCGCGTGCGGCGGGCACTGCCCGCGGGGCTGTCCGACCGGGAGCTGGAGGTGCTGAGACTGGTCGCCGAAGGGTGCGGCAACGCCCGGATCGCCGAGCGGCTGGTGATCTCGCGGCGGACGGCCGAGCACCACGTCCAGCACATCTACACCAAGATCGGGGTGTCCAGCCGCGCCGCGGCGGCGTTGTTCGCGATGGAGCACGACCTGCTCGCGGACAAGGATGGGTAG
- a CDS encoding class I SAM-dependent methyltransferase: protein MPRLSEFKEIAKSTWASGDYDAMMRQEGLYVVGERLVRRLGVGAGDEVLDVACGTGNATIPAARAGARVTGLDLTPQMLATARRRAVGLDIDWVEGDAEDLPAPDERFDVVLSTFGCMFAPRHEVVADEIARVLRPGGRVGLCTWTPDGSIGDFFRTVGAYLPPLPEFVDPPLAWGDDDHVRELFEGTGITLEFHHETADIHHDSLDAAVDCYATKFGPVIQARTLADADGRWPDLRADMVELFARHNTSHDAQIVVPAEYLVVVGRKAR from the coding sequence ATGCCGCGACTGTCGGAGTTCAAGGAGATCGCCAAGTCCACTTGGGCCAGTGGCGACTACGACGCGATGATGCGTCAGGAAGGCCTGTATGTGGTGGGGGAGCGCCTTGTCCGGCGCCTGGGTGTCGGGGCGGGCGACGAGGTGCTCGACGTGGCGTGTGGCACCGGCAACGCCACGATCCCCGCCGCGCGGGCCGGGGCACGGGTCACCGGCCTGGACCTGACCCCGCAGATGCTCGCGACCGCGCGCAGGCGGGCGGTCGGGCTCGACATCGACTGGGTGGAGGGCGACGCCGAGGATCTGCCCGCGCCGGACGAGCGGTTCGACGTGGTGCTGTCCACCTTCGGCTGCATGTTCGCACCCCGCCACGAGGTCGTCGCCGACGAGATCGCCCGCGTCCTGCGGCCCGGTGGTCGCGTCGGATTGTGCACATGGACGCCGGACGGGTCGATCGGTGACTTCTTCCGCACCGTCGGCGCCTACCTGCCGCCGCTGCCGGAGTTCGTCGACCCGCCGTTGGCGTGGGGGGACGACGATCACGTGCGGGAGCTGTTCGAGGGCACCGGGATCACCCTGGAGTTCCACCACGAGACCGCCGACATCCACCACGACTCGCTCGATGCCGCCGTCGACTGCTACGCGACCAAGTTCGGCCCCGTCATCCAGGCTCGAACGCTGGCCGACGCGGACGGACGCTGGCCAGACCTGCGCGCGGACATGGTCGAACTCTTCGCCCGCCACAACACCTCACACGACGCCCAGATCGTCGTTCCCGCCGAGTATCTCGTCGTGGTCGGCAGGAAAGCCCGCTGA
- a CDS encoding alpha/beta fold hydrolase has translation MTRTDEATLVVSRDGTEIAYWSSGEGAPLLLVHGTTADHTRWLPLVPYLRGTEVCMMDRRGRGASGDGPGYDLAREFEDVAAVVDAIAERSGCPVDVLGHSYGGECAFGAAALTSNIGRLVLYEGWPQQHPHAEVLPPGIIERMNSLLTAGEREKVLELMFREVVGMPDAEFAAYRALPVWQVRIAAAHTIPREFAVNLFHPDAAAKITVPVLLLVGGDSPDLIKADYETVAAALPDARVSIFEGQGHVAMDFIPDVFAERVLAFLGRTAA, from the coding sequence ATGACACGCACAGATGAGGCGACACTGGTGGTGTCGCGCGACGGCACCGAGATCGCCTACTGGTCGAGCGGCGAGGGGGCGCCCCTGCTGCTCGTGCACGGAACCACCGCCGACCACACCCGTTGGCTCCCTCTGGTGCCGTACTTGCGGGGCACCGAGGTGTGCATGATGGACCGGCGAGGCCGCGGTGCCAGCGGCGACGGCCCGGGCTATGACCTGGCACGCGAGTTCGAGGACGTCGCCGCCGTGGTGGACGCGATCGCCGAGCGCAGCGGTTGCCCGGTCGACGTGCTCGGCCACTCCTACGGCGGGGAGTGCGCGTTCGGCGCGGCCGCGCTGACCTCGAACATCGGCAGGCTGGTGCTGTATGAGGGCTGGCCACAGCAGCACCCGCACGCCGAGGTCCTCCCGCCCGGAATCATCGAGCGGATGAACTCGCTGCTGACGGCGGGCGAGCGCGAGAAGGTGCTGGAACTGATGTTCCGTGAGGTCGTGGGGATGCCCGACGCCGAGTTCGCCGCGTACCGCGCGCTGCCCGTGTGGCAGGTCCGCATCGCCGCCGCGCACACGATTCCCCGTGAGTTCGCCGTCAACCTGTTCCATCCTGACGCGGCGGCGAAGATCACCGTGCCGGTCCTGCTGCTGGTCGGCGGCGACAGCCCGGACCTGATCAAGGCCGACTACGAGACCGTGGCCGCCGCACTGCCCGACGCGCGCGTGAGCATCTTCGAAGGCCAGGGGCACGTGGCCATGGACTTCATCCCGGACGTCTTCGCCGAGCGGGTCCTCGCCTTCCTGGGCAGGACCGCGGCCTGA
- a CDS encoding Ig-like domain-containing protein, whose amino-acid sequence MNWGCRARAGIAIGAVLALGGCTAEVAQGGGTTTTASSKVTESSAAAAGPLALALTPADKAVDVAPGEPLSIAATGGKVTEVLVSGADGKPVAGALAADGGTWKAAEGLGYGKTYTATATATDPKGKTATSASTFTTAKPKRQISVSMNPLDGDKVGVGQPLAFYFESAIADKAAVEKAIQITSAPVIEGAFYWFSDREVHWRPQQYWPTGTTITINAGIYGRHFGNGVFGKQDRKATVTVGDAVVAVADGVTHQMTVTVNGTLARTIPISMGKKAHETPVGTYVVMSEHTNYTMDSSTYGVPVDDPRGYRTKVAVASRMSNSGIFYHSAPWSVRDQGQRNVSHGCVNMSTENAAWLQSISVKGDVITVQNTGGPVLEPTDGLSVWQIPWETWKLGGKR is encoded by the coding sequence ATGAACTGGGGTTGTCGAGCGCGGGCGGGGATCGCCATCGGGGCGGTGCTCGCGCTGGGTGGGTGCACCGCCGAGGTGGCTCAAGGGGGCGGTACGACGACGACCGCGAGTTCCAAGGTCACCGAGTCCTCCGCCGCGGCCGCGGGGCCGCTGGCGTTGGCGTTGACGCCCGCGGACAAAGCGGTGGACGTGGCACCCGGGGAGCCGCTGAGTATCGCGGCGACCGGGGGGAAAGTGACCGAGGTGCTGGTCAGCGGGGCCGACGGGAAGCCCGTCGCGGGTGCGCTCGCGGCCGACGGGGGGACGTGGAAGGCCGCTGAGGGGTTGGGGTACGGCAAGACCTACACGGCCACCGCGACGGCCACCGACCCCAAGGGAAAGACCGCGACGTCTGCGTCGACCTTCACCACGGCCAAGCCGAAGCGGCAGATCTCGGTGTCGATGAATCCGCTCGACGGGGACAAGGTCGGCGTCGGCCAGCCGCTCGCGTTCTATTTCGAATCGGCCATCGCCGATAAGGCGGCGGTGGAGAAGGCGATCCAGATCACTTCGGCGCCGGTGATCGAGGGTGCGTTCTATTGGTTCAGTGACCGTGAGGTGCATTGGCGGCCGCAGCAGTATTGGCCGACGGGGACCACCATCACCATCAACGCCGGGATCTACGGGCGGCACTTCGGCAATGGGGTCTTCGGCAAACAGGACCGCAAGGCGACGGTGACCGTCGGGGACGCGGTGGTGGCGGTGGCCGACGGGGTGACCCACCAGATGACGGTGACGGTCAATGGCACGCTCGCGCGGACCATTCCGATCTCCATGGGCAAGAAGGCGCATGAGACGCCGGTGGGCACTTATGTCGTGATGAGCGAGCACACGAACTACACGATGGACTCGTCTACGTACGGTGTTCCGGTGGATGATCCTCGGGGTTATCGGACGAAGGTGGCGGTGGCCAGCCGGATGTCCAACAGCGGGATCTTCTATCACTCGGCCCCGTGGTCGGTGCGGGATCAGGGGCAGCGCAACGTCAGCCATGGGTGCGTCAACATGTCGACGGAGAACGCTGCTTGGTTACAGAGCATCTCGGTCAAGGGTGATGTGATCACGGTTCAGAACACTGGTGGGCCGGTGCTGGAGCCTACTGACGGGCTGAGCGTTTGGCAGATTCCGTGGGAGACGTGGAAGCTGGGCGGTAAGCGTTAG
- a CDS encoding trypsin-like serine protease, with the protein MRIRSLIVGLAAVAAAVAAPATAAAAPDPGPDMTPMIVGGVNATQTYSFMVSLQSTSGGHFCGGSLIKANWVVTAAHCVQGKSPSSVQARIGTTNRTSGGSVARASRIIIHPSYRGPYDIALVQLSTSVSQAPVRISAASGAVGTRTRIIGWGQTRPTPGGSAPITLQQLDTSIVADNECGGISGSIEICTDNPNNNSGACYGDSGGPEIKSVGGVWELIGATSRSGGGSVCAQAPSIYTDVVAFRSWIQQYTGAL; encoded by the coding sequence ATGAGGATCAGGAGCCTGATCGTCGGACTCGCGGCGGTCGCGGCCGCGGTTGCGGCCCCGGCGACCGCCGCGGCGGCGCCGGACCCGGGGCCGGACATGACCCCGATGATCGTCGGTGGCGTCAACGCCACGCAGACGTACAGCTTCATGGTCTCCCTGCAGAGCACCAGTGGCGGTCACTTCTGCGGTGGTTCGCTGATCAAGGCCAACTGGGTCGTCACCGCGGCCCACTGCGTCCAGGGCAAGTCCCCGTCCAGCGTCCAGGCGCGGATCGGGACCACCAACCGCACCAGCGGCGGCTCGGTGGCCCGCGCGTCGCGGATCATCATTCACCCGAGCTACCGGGGCCCGTACGACATCGCTCTGGTCCAGCTCAGCACCAGCGTCAGCCAGGCCCCGGTCCGCATCTCGGCCGCGTCCGGTGCGGTCGGCACCCGCACCCGCATCATCGGCTGGGGCCAGACCCGCCCGACCCCCGGCGGCAGCGCGCCGATCACCCTGCAGCAGCTCGACACCTCGATCGTGGCCGACAACGAGTGCGGCGGCATCAGCGGCTCGATCGAGATCTGCACCGACAACCCGAACAACAACTCGGGCGCCTGCTACGGCGACTCCGGCGGCCCGGAGATCAAGTCCGTCGGCGGCGTGTGGGAACTGATCGGCGCCACCAGCCGCTCCGGCGGCGGCTCGGTCTGCGCCCAGGCCCCGTCGATCTACACCGACGTGGTCGCCTTCCGCAGCTGGATCCAGCAGTACACCGGCGCGCTCTAA
- a CDS encoding RNA-binding S4 domain-containing protein, giving the protein MRDIEIRDDMIRLGQLLKLAGIAEDGTHAKDLLDADEVAVNGEPEIRRGRQVHPGDIVTVGQDEVRVVKS; this is encoded by the coding sequence ATGCGGGACATCGAGATCCGGGACGACATGATCAGGCTCGGCCAGCTGCTCAAGCTGGCAGGCATCGCCGAGGACGGCACCCACGCCAAAGACCTACTGGACGCCGACGAGGTAGCCGTCAACGGCGAACCCGAGATCCGCCGAGGCAGGCAAGTACACCCCGGCGACATCGTCACCGTAGGCCAAGACGAAGTCCGCGTAGTCAAGAGCTAG
- the orn gene encoding oligoribonuclease has protein sequence MTDRLVWIDCEMTGLDLGKDALIEIAALVTDSQLNVLGPGVDLVIHADEPTLDGMPDVVRDMHARSGLTEEVRASTLTLAEAERQVLEYIRGYVPDVRTAPLCGNSIATDRGFIARDMPELDNHLHYRMVDVSSIKELCRRWYPRIYYAQPDKGLAHRALADIKESIRELRYYRGTAFVPQPGPTSDEAKAVADAVLIDPES, from the coding sequence GTGACGGATCGACTGGTGTGGATCGACTGTGAGATGACCGGCCTCGACCTGGGCAAAGACGCCCTCATCGAGATCGCGGCCCTGGTCACCGACTCGCAGCTGAACGTGCTCGGCCCCGGGGTGGACCTGGTCATCCACGCCGACGAACCCACCCTCGACGGCATGCCCGACGTAGTCCGCGACATGCACGCGCGCTCCGGACTCACCGAAGAGGTCCGAGCCAGCACTCTCACCCTGGCCGAAGCCGAGCGGCAGGTGCTGGAGTACATCCGCGGGTACGTGCCGGACGTGCGCACCGCCCCGCTGTGCGGCAACTCGATCGCCACCGACCGCGGCTTCATCGCCCGCGACATGCCCGAACTCGACAACCACCTGCACTACCGGATGGTCGACGTCTCGTCGATCAAGGAACTGTGCAGGCGCTGGTACCCGCGCATCTACTACGCGCAGCCCGACAAAGGCCTCGCCCACCGCGCCCTCGCCGACATCAAGGAGTCGATCCGCGAGCTGCGCTACTACCGCGGCACCGCCTTCGTCCCCCAACCCGGCCCCACCTCCGACGAGGCGAAAGCCGTCGCCGACGCGGTCCTGATCGACCCAGAGTCCTAA